The proteins below come from a single Rhizobium sp. BT04 genomic window:
- a CDS encoding adenylate/guanylate cyclase domain-containing protein — MDYSDVSTIAAWVTEQGLKGVSEAELMTGFCAACRNAGLPLDRGLALMDTLHPVHEGRAFRWDSVEEIQTEFEYGSTSSGEAASNWQRSAFYYLWSKDEREIRRRLGFGDPIDFSLLDTIAEAGHTDFVAMMHRFSEAGTIGEMDCFFSHFATKHPEGFSDHDLAILRKLVPVLGLAIKCTALGRIARTIAEVYLGEDAARQVMEGKISRGKSERISAALWFSDLLNYTKISDSVPPEEIIPLLNDYSEAVITAIHASGGDVLKLIGDGVLAIFKGEVPAEACSAALRAEFLLREKLRTLNGERRAAGRAVTDVYIGLHIGDVFYGNIGSQDRLDFTVIGPAVNEVSRIASICRSVDLNVLMSSDFASAIPEEERATLACIGRYALRGVQRAQQLYTLESARLNG, encoded by the coding sequence ATGGATTACAGCGACGTCAGCACGATTGCAGCCTGGGTGACCGAGCAGGGACTGAAAGGTGTTTCCGAAGCCGAGCTCATGACCGGTTTCTGCGCGGCCTGCCGCAATGCCGGCCTGCCGCTCGACCGCGGTCTGGCGCTGATGGATACGCTGCATCCGGTGCACGAGGGTCGTGCCTTCCGCTGGGACAGCGTGGAGGAGATCCAGACGGAGTTCGAATATGGTTCGACGAGCTCTGGGGAGGCGGCGTCGAACTGGCAGCGTTCGGCCTTCTATTATCTTTGGTCTAAGGATGAACGGGAGATACGCCGACGCCTCGGCTTTGGCGATCCGATCGATTTCAGCCTGCTCGATACGATCGCTGAAGCCGGTCATACCGATTTCGTGGCGATGATGCATCGTTTCAGCGAGGCTGGCACGATCGGTGAAATGGATTGCTTCTTCTCGCATTTCGCGACGAAACATCCCGAGGGCTTTTCCGATCACGACCTTGCCATCCTGCGCAAGCTGGTGCCAGTGCTGGGGCTGGCGATCAAATGCACCGCGCTTGGGCGTATTGCCCGCACCATCGCCGAGGTCTATCTCGGCGAGGACGCCGCGCGGCAGGTGATGGAAGGCAAGATCAGCCGCGGCAAGTCGGAGCGGATTTCCGCGGCACTCTGGTTTTCCGATCTGCTGAATTACACCAAGATCTCCGACAGCGTGCCGCCGGAGGAGATCATCCCGCTGCTCAACGACTACAGCGAGGCTGTGATCACGGCGATCCACGCATCCGGCGGCGACGTGCTGAAGCTGATCGGCGACGGCGTGCTGGCGATCTTCAAGGGCGAGGTTCCGGCGGAGGCGTGTTCCGCGGCGCTACGCGCCGAATTCCTTCTGCGGGAAAAGCTCCGCACGTTGAACGGTGAACGCCGGGCCGCCGGCCGGGCCGTGACCGACGTCTATATCGGCCTGCATATCGGCGACGTCTTCTACGGCAATATCGGCAGCCAGGACCGGCTGGACTTCACCGTCATTGGCCCTGCCGTCAACGAGGTCAGCCGCATCGCCTCGATCTGCCGCTCGGTCGATCTCAACGTTTTGATGTCCTCCGATTTCGCCTCGGCGATCCCGGAGGAGGAGCGCGCGACACTCGCCTGCATCGGGCGCTACGCATTGCGCGGCGTGCAGCGCGCCCAGCAGCTCTACACGCTGGAAAGCGCCCGGCTGAACGGCTGA
- a CDS encoding LacI family DNA-binding transcriptional regulator has protein sequence MAHLFLVKDIAFQAGLSTATVDRVLNGRPGVRRQTEMRVKAAIAELEKQQAGAMGSGRVLAIDIVMETPQRFSDAVRAAFEAEMATFLPGIFRCRFHFAEVMKPAELVQLLDRIRLRGTHGIVLKAPDVAEVAAAVARADAAGIPVVTLVTDLPNSARIAYAGADNRAAGETAAYLIGEFLGDHGGKVLVTLSSGRFRGEEEREIGFRRSIRAQYPNIGITEISEGHGTDAATGTLASAALAADPAINAVYSIGGGNRAVLAAFDAAKRAVGVFVAHDLDADNRALLAARRIGFVLHHDLRTDARSAFRAIMSRAQASGRAVPASLSSVEVITPYNMPASD, from the coding sequence ATGGCACATCTCTTTCTCGTCAAGGACATCGCCTTCCAGGCGGGGCTCAGCACCGCGACCGTCGACCGGGTGCTGAACGGCAGGCCGGGCGTGCGCCGGCAAACCGAGATGCGGGTGAAGGCGGCAATCGCGGAGCTGGAGAAGCAGCAGGCGGGGGCGATGGGCAGCGGGCGGGTGCTGGCGATCGATATCGTCATGGAGACGCCACAGCGTTTCAGCGACGCGGTGCGCGCCGCCTTCGAGGCTGAGATGGCGACCTTCCTGCCCGGGATCTTCCGCTGCCGGTTTCATTTCGCCGAGGTGATGAAGCCCGCCGAACTGGTGCAGCTTCTCGATCGCATCCGGCTGCGCGGCACGCACGGCATCGTGCTCAAGGCGCCTGACGTTGCCGAGGTGGCGGCGGCGGTTGCGCGGGCGGATGCGGCCGGCATTCCCGTGGTGACGCTGGTGACCGACCTGCCGAATTCGGCGCGCATCGCCTATGCCGGCGCCGACAACCGGGCGGCCGGAGAGACCGCGGCCTATCTGATCGGCGAATTCCTTGGGGACCATGGCGGCAAGGTGCTGGTGACGTTGTCGAGCGGCCGGTTCCGCGGCGAGGAGGAGCGCGAAATCGGCTTTCGCCGCAGCATTCGCGCTCAGTATCCCAACATCGGCATCACCGAAATCAGCGAGGGGCACGGCACGGATGCCGCGACGGGAACGCTTGCGTCGGCAGCGCTTGCCGCCGATCCGGCCATCAACGCGGTCTATTCGATCGGCGGCGGCAACCGGGCGGTGCTTGCGGCCTTCGATGCGGCCAAACGTGCCGTCGGCGTCTTCGTCGCCCATGATCTCGATGCAGATAATCGTGCCCTGCTTGCGGCGCGCCGGATCGGCTTCGTGCTGCATCACGATCTCAGAACCGATGCGCGCTCGGCCTTCCGGGCGATCATGAGCCGGGCACAAGCATCGGGGCGGGCGGTGCCGGCCTCGCTTTCCTCAGTCGAAGTCATCACGCCCTACAATATGCCCGCGAGCGATTGA
- a CDS encoding SMP-30/gluconolactonase/LRE family protein, translating to MGDNPIYEIRDERFGAMIIGSAGLEELHSGCRWTEGPVWFSDLNCLLWSDIPNERMMRWTPDGTVSVFRSPSNYVNGNTRDRQGRLVSCEHGGRRVTRTETDGTITVLADSYQGKRLNSPNDVVVHSDGGVWFTDPTYGILSDYEGHKAEPEQPKRNVYRIDPASGAIDAVVEDFIQPNGLAFSPDETKLYIADSGSAKHDVPRHIRVFDVINGRALANSRYFCSLDVGHPDGFRFDIAGNLWTSASDGVHCFSPEGTLLGKIRVPQTVSNLTFGGPKKNRLFITATRSVYSIYIKTTGAQYP from the coding sequence ATGGGCGACAATCCGATTTATGAGATCCGCGACGAACGCTTCGGTGCAATGATCATCGGCAGCGCCGGCCTCGAGGAGCTTCATTCCGGCTGCCGCTGGACGGAAGGTCCGGTGTGGTTTTCCGATCTGAACTGCCTTCTCTGGAGCGATATCCCGAATGAACGCATGATGCGCTGGACGCCCGATGGGACGGTCTCCGTCTTCCGCTCGCCCTCCAACTACGTCAACGGCAATACCCGTGACCGGCAAGGTCGGCTGGTCTCCTGCGAACATGGCGGCCGCCGCGTCACCCGCACCGAGACGGACGGCACGATCACCGTTCTCGCCGACAGCTACCAGGGCAAGCGGCTGAACTCGCCGAACGACGTCGTTGTGCACTCCGACGGCGGAGTCTGGTTCACCGATCCGACTTACGGCATCCTGTCGGATTACGAGGGCCATAAGGCCGAGCCCGAGCAGCCCAAGCGCAACGTCTACCGGATCGATCCGGCAAGCGGCGCGATCGACGCCGTCGTCGAAGATTTCATCCAGCCGAACGGCCTTGCCTTCTCGCCCGATGAGACGAAGCTTTATATTGCCGATTCCGGCTCCGCAAAACACGACGTGCCGCGCCATATCCGCGTTTTCGACGTCATCAACGGCAGGGCGCTTGCCAACAGCCGCTATTTCTGCAGCCTCGATGTCGGCCATCCCGATGGGTTCCGCTTCGATATCGCCGGCAATCTCTGGACGAGTGCCTCCGACGGCGTGCACTGCTTTTCGCCCGAGGGAACCTTGCTCGGCAAGATCAGGGTGCCGCAGACGGTGTCCAACCTCACCTT
- a CDS encoding SDR family NAD(P)-dependent oxidoreductase, protein MELKGKIALVTGAGSGIGKAAALRLAAEGARVAVLSRTAEEVEKTCTEIKAAGGQSLALVADTSDEAQMRSAVTQLINSFDGLDIVVANAGINGVWAPIDDLKPDEWDKTIAVNLRGTYLTLHLTVPHLKRRGGSIVVVSSINGTRTFTTPGATAYTATKAGQVAMVQQLALELGRHGIRVNAVCPGEIDTNIGENTNSRHREETEVPVIWPEGDIPIAGGRAGKSEDVAETILFLASERARHITGTPIWIDGGQGLLR, encoded by the coding sequence ATGGAGCTGAAGGGAAAGATCGCATTGGTCACAGGCGCTGGTTCCGGCATCGGCAAAGCGGCTGCATTGCGGCTCGCCGCCGAGGGAGCAAGGGTAGCGGTATTGAGCCGCACCGCCGAAGAGGTCGAGAAAACCTGCACCGAGATCAAGGCCGCCGGCGGCCAGTCCCTCGCGCTGGTCGCCGATACCAGCGATGAAGCGCAAATGCGGAGCGCGGTGACGCAGCTGATCAACAGTTTCGACGGCCTCGACATCGTTGTCGCCAATGCCGGGATCAACGGCGTCTGGGCGCCGATCGACGATTTGAAACCGGATGAATGGGACAAGACCATCGCCGTCAATCTGCGCGGCACCTATCTGACCCTGCATCTGACGGTTCCGCATCTGAAGCGCCGCGGCGGTTCGATCGTCGTCGTCTCGTCCATCAACGGCACCCGTACCTTCACCACGCCGGGCGCCACCGCCTACACGGCAACCAAAGCCGGCCAGGTCGCCATGGTCCAGCAACTCGCCCTCGAACTCGGGCGCCATGGCATCCGCGTCAATGCCGTCTGCCCCGGCGAGATCGACACCAATATCGGCGAGAATACCAACAGCCGCCACCGTGAGGAGACGGAGGTTCCGGTCATCTGGCCTGAAGGAGATATCCCGATCGCCGGCGGCAGGGCAGGCAAGAGCGAGGATGTCGCCGAAACCATCCTGTTCCTCGCCTCCGAGCGCGCCCGACACATCACCGGTACGCCGATCTGGATCGACGGCGGCCAGGGTCTGCTGCGATAG
- a CDS encoding SDR family oxidoreductase: MSTDHSRLDGKIAIVTGGTQGLGATIARLFAERGAKGIVICGRNEAKGKAKAAEISDVTGARVVYVKADLGKVEEAQNVVRACDEVFGRVDALVNAAAITDRGTILDTSPELFDAMFAVNVRAPFFLMQEAVKVMRREKIEGTIVNIGSMSAKAGQPFIAAYCASKGALETLTKNTAYALLRNRIRVNGLNIGWMASEGEDRIQREYHHAPADWLEKAAASQPFGRLVDPHEVARACAYLSSSESGLMTGSVICFDQSIWGAYDGSPHPDAAL; this comes from the coding sequence ATGAGCACAGACCACAGCCGCCTCGACGGCAAGATCGCCATCGTCACCGGCGGCACGCAAGGATTGGGTGCCACCATCGCCCGTCTCTTCGCCGAGCGCGGCGCAAAGGGCATCGTCATCTGCGGCCGCAACGAAGCCAAGGGTAAGGCAAAGGCCGCGGAGATTTCGGACGTGACCGGCGCCAGGGTCGTTTATGTGAAGGCCGACCTCGGCAAGGTCGAGGAGGCGCAGAATGTCGTGCGCGCCTGCGACGAGGTCTTCGGCCGTGTCGACGCGCTGGTCAATGCCGCCGCCATCACCGATCGCGGCACCATTCTCGACACCAGCCCGGAGCTCTTCGACGCCATGTTCGCCGTCAATGTGCGCGCGCCGTTTTTCCTGATGCAGGAGGCGGTAAAGGTCATGCGCCGCGAAAAGATCGAGGGTACCATCGTCAACATCGGCTCGATGTCGGCCAAAGCAGGTCAGCCCTTCATCGCCGCCTATTGCGCCTCCAAAGGCGCGTTGGAAACGCTGACGAAGAACACCGCTTATGCGCTCCTGCGCAACCGCATCCGCGTCAATGGCCTTAACATCGGCTGGATGGCCTCCGAAGGTGAGGATCGCATCCAGCGCGAATATCACCATGCACCCGCCGACTGGCTGGAGAAGGCGGCGGCAAGTCAGCCCTTCGGCCGCCTCGTCGATCCGCACGAAGTGGCGCGCGCCTGCGCTTACCTGTCGTCTTCCGAATCCGGCCTGATGACCGGCTCGGTCATCTGCTTCGACCAGTCGATCTGGGGCGCTTACGACGGCTCGCCGCATCCGGACGCCGCCCTCTGA
- a CDS encoding phytanoyl-CoA dioxygenase family protein, translated as MKTDNWQKLRADRVWLSEEACDLDDFRRLAEKTTVLADYPSASAVEKNVLIYDSRKVMAAAATPEGRRAVLAEICEAFGEGPGVVVFKHAYEDPRTIDRASAIFDAIIEEQHRTATGGGDHFAKPGANDRIWNSLEKHCLADPANFAEYYGNAIIALASEAWLGPSYQMTAQVNRVNPGGAAQSAHRDYHLGFQSSEVIEQFPAHVHRLSPVLTLQGAVAHCDMPLESGPTLFLPHSQTYVPGYLALKRQEFRDYFEKNHVQLPLEKGDVVFFNPALFHAAGTNRSAGIKRVANLLQVSSAFGRAMETVNREKMSARLFPALKTLRGRLSPAEIANAVAACAEGYSFPTNLDRDPPLGGLAPKTQAQLIHEALKEGWSDEAFTAALAEQAQKKLS; from the coding sequence ATGAAAACCGACAACTGGCAGAAACTGCGTGCCGACCGCGTCTGGCTGAGCGAAGAGGCCTGCGATCTCGACGATTTCCGCAGGCTTGCGGAAAAAACGACTGTGCTTGCCGATTATCCCTCGGCGTCTGCGGTCGAAAAAAACGTGCTGATCTATGACAGCCGTAAGGTGATGGCGGCGGCCGCAACCCCGGAAGGCCGGCGCGCCGTGCTGGCGGAAATCTGCGAAGCCTTCGGCGAAGGTCCCGGTGTCGTCGTCTTCAAGCACGCTTACGAAGACCCCCGCACCATCGATCGCGCCAGCGCGATCTTCGACGCGATCATCGAGGAACAGCACCGCACCGCGACCGGCGGCGGCGATCACTTCGCCAAGCCTGGCGCCAACGACCGCATCTGGAATTCGCTGGAGAAGCATTGTCTCGCCGATCCGGCAAATTTCGCCGAATATTACGGCAACGCCATTATCGCGCTGGCCAGCGAAGCTTGGCTCGGTCCGAGCTACCAGATGACGGCGCAGGTCAACCGCGTCAATCCGGGCGGCGCGGCGCAGTCGGCCCACCGCGATTACCATCTCGGCTTCCAATCGTCAGAGGTGATCGAACAGTTCCCGGCGCATGTGCACCGGCTCTCGCCGGTGCTGACGCTCCAGGGCGCGGTCGCCCATTGCGACATGCCGCTCGAAAGCGGCCCGACACTCTTCCTGCCGCACAGCCAGACCTATGTGCCTGGCTATCTCGCGCTGAAACGGCAGGAGTTCCGGGATTATTTCGAGAAGAACCATGTCCAGCTGCCGCTCGAAAAAGGCGACGTCGTCTTTTTCAATCCCGCCCTCTTCCATGCCGCCGGCACCAACCGCTCGGCCGGCATCAAGCGTGTCGCCAACCTCCTGCAAGTCTCCTCCGCCTTCGGCCGGGCGATGGAAACCGTCAACCGCGAGAAGATGAGCGCCAGATTGTTTCCCGCACTAAAGACGTTGCGGGGCAGGCTCTCACCAGCCGAAATCGCCAACGCCGTCGCCGCCTGCGCCGAAGGTTATTCGTTCCCGACCAATCTCGACCGTGACCCGCCGCTCGGCGGACTGGCGCCGAAGACCCAGGCGCAACTGATTCACGAGGCGCTGAAGGAAGGCTGGAGCGACGAGGCCTTTACGGCAGCACTTGCGGAGCAGGCGCAGAAGAAGCTGAGCTGA